One segment of Solanum lycopersicum chromosome 1, SLM_r2.1 DNA contains the following:
- the LOC138340763 gene encoding probable E3 ubiquitin-protein ligase RHC1A, translated as MPTIPRARVIVNGVQRMRTYHYYWCRHCQRSIRTTSANPFEILCPHCYSQVFYELDVTRPRLVLSNVTRLQPQPSSNSRLLDALALMVDPPIRQLNSDIGDENHRRSTRQRARVILQFIGPDDQPVRPVSPDENAFSFPSLQELIDHDRPGPPPTPSSAIDALPRIVLTPNLLENDSVCPVCKDEFEVGIQVIELPCKHFYHSECIVPWLRLHNTCPVCRYQLQGFSNNEDQTGTNYEFNEQQEEEENIQNPLIWGWTQLTSLWPFSLISSLRERYFNTFETTTSAFPRGRAWWNPWIFS; from the exons ATGCCAACCATCCCTCGCGCTCGAGTTATTGTCAATGGAGTCCAGAGAATGAGGACATACCATTACTATTGGTGTAGACATTGTCAAAGATCCATAAGGACAACCTCAGCCAATccatttgaaattttatgtcCTCATTGTTATAGTCAAGTTTTCTATGAACTTGATGTGACAAGGCCTAGGCTTGTACTTTCTAATGTTACAAGGCTACAACCACAACCTTCATCAAATTCTCGCCTTCTTGATGCTTTGGCACTCATGGTTGATCCACCAATTAGGCAACTAAACAGCGATATTGGTGATGAAAATCATCGTAGGAGTACTAGACAACGTGCTCGTGTCATTCTCCAATTTATTGGCCCTGATGATCAACCTGTTAGGCCTGTCTCTCCTGATGAGAACGCGTTTAGTTTTCCATCCCTTCAAGAATTGATTGATCATGACAGGCCTGGGCCACCTCCAACGCCATCTTCAGCAATCGATGCATTGCCAAGAATTGTCCTGACACCAAACCTGTTGGAAAATGACTCCGTTTGTCCTGTTTGCAAGGATGAGTTTGAAGTTGGGATACAAGTTATAGAGTTACCTTGCAAGCATTTTTATCATTCTGAATGCATTGTTCCATGGCTTAGACTCCATAATACTTGTCCCGTTTGTCGGTATCAACTGCAAGGATTCTCAAACAATGAGGATCAAACTGGTACcaattatgaatttaatgaacaacaagaagaagaggagaacATACAGAATCCTCTCATTTGGGGTTGGACTCAGCTTACCTCTCTTTGGCCTTTTAGTTTGATATCAAGTTTGAGAGAAAGATACTTTAACACTTTTGAGACTACAACTTCTGCTTTTCCTAGAG GGAGAGCTTGGTGGAATCCTTGGATTTTCTCTTGA